The Bacteroidota bacterium genome segment CGCATGGAAAAAATCAAAGCCATTTTCTCGTGGAGCGGCGGCAAGGATTCGGCCCTGTGCCTGCACAGGGTTTTGCAGCAAGGTATGTATGAGGTTTGCTTTTTGCTTACCACAGTAAACGGCAATCTGCAGCGTGTTTCGATGCACGGCATACCCGAAAGTCTGCTCGATGCGCAGGCTGCCGCCACCGGCATTCCGTTGAAAAAAGTGTATGTGTATGAAGCCAGCAATGCCGGATATGAAAGGCAAATGCACGAGGCGCTGTCACAGGCCAAAGCTGCGGGAATTAATACGGTAATTTTTGGTGATATTTTTCTGGAAGATCTTCGCAAATACCGCGAAGAAAAACTGGCTGCAGTGGGTATGAATGCCGTGTTTCCGCTGTGGAAAGAGGATACCGCAAAGCTGGTGAAGGAATTTACCGGCAATGGATTTCAGTCGGTAATATGCTGCGTGAACGATGCCTATTTGAGTGAGAACGACGCAGGGGCGTTACTCGATGCCGATTTTGTGTCTTCACTTCCGCCCGATGTGGATCCCTGCGGCGAAAACGGCGAATACCACAGCTTCTGCTTTGCAGGGCCAATTTACAATAAACCCGTGCAGGTGAAAGTGGCCGGAAAAATTTACCAGCCGCTTGATGCCGCGTTGCAGCAGCCCGACAGGCTGGGAAAGATTACAAAAGGATTCTGGTATGCCGATGTGGTGGAGGGTTAAGATGTAAATCAGCGCGAAACAATTACAAAATAAAATCACACCAGATCAACGTAAACCACAGCGCATAACTCAGAATAAAAAGTATAAAAAGTCCGGCCAGTAAACCCAAAGGACGCCACCACTCCGTAAAAAATCGTTTGAGCACGTTGCTTTCCGTACTGTCTGATTTGCGGAA includes the following:
- a CDS encoding diphthine--ammonia ligase: MEKIKAIFSWSGGKDSALCLHRVLQQGMYEVCFLLTTVNGNLQRVSMHGIPESLLDAQAAATGIPLKKVYVYEASNAGYERQMHEALSQAKAAGINTVIFGDIFLEDLRKYREEKLAAVGMNAVFPLWKEDTAKLVKEFTGNGFQSVICCVNDAYLSENDAGALLDADFVSSLPPDVDPCGENGEYHSFCFAGPIYNKPVQVKVAGKIYQPLDAALQQPDRLGKITKGFWYADVVEG